In Pirellula sp. SH-Sr6A, the DNA window CAGCCGGCGTCGACACCGCTCGTCTTTACTATGGATCTACCAGTCCAAAATTGAATGATGAACAGATATTCCAACTGCTGCGTGATCGGTATCAGCAGGGGAAGTCCATGCGTTTTATTGACTTCGCCTGCGAGAACATGGCGGCCGCGAGGCTTTTGGAATTGCGGTTTAAGAGCTGGAAGAAGGCCTTGCAATTGGCAGGCCTTACGGATTCGATCGATTCGATCCAAGAGCAGGTTTAATCGCAACATATTGATTCCTTCCACCCGTTTTGAAGCACAATATCATGTCCACATCTAAGCGCGATGTGCCACGAACATACCGACCGAGTGCGGATGATTCGGATCGATGTTGAAGATGTGCGTTTGTCCCAGAAAGCCAGCAAGAAGGAGATTGTCTTTGCGGCTGTGCCACTCGCCACGGATCCATCCGATCCGTTCCATGAGACCTAAGGCTGCGAATTCGGAGATGATCAAGTACTCGGCTCCCTCGCAGTCCAGTTTGAGTAGGTCGATCTCGTCGATGCCGACATCGCCAAGCTTTTTCCAGAGATCTTTCGGCGAGATGCAATCAACCTGCAACCCGAAATCGGAATGTCTCGGCTCAATAGATTCCCAGACTTTGGGAACGTACTCGCTCACGCGACTATGCGAAACGGGGGACGAGAGAATACAGCGACCGCTTTCGGGCGCGACTGCGGCGTTGATGAGAGTCAGATTCTCTCTGGGGATATGCGCCGTGTTTCGAACCAAGAGTTCGAAACTCTCTGGATGGGGCTCGACGGCGATGATCCTAGAGTCGGGCCAATAATGATGACACAGGACGGTGAAGCTACCCACATGTGCACCGATATCCAAGATGGTTCGTACCGGATGGGATCGGAGCACATCGACTTGGTATTCATCGTTGGAACACGGCGTTAGCGAACTGAGCACTCGCGGGTTCGATGAAGAAGTTTCGACCATAGACTTGGTAGCAAGCAGGGAACGACATGAAAGTTACTCTCCGAAGTTAGGCATCAAGAAATACCAGTTCGATCGACATTCGCTCGTATTCGAGCCATTGCCCCGTCCACGTTTGTGGGTCTCGCTGCCGGAGATGACAGGTCGGTCGATCCA includes these proteins:
- a CDS encoding FkbM family methyltransferase encodes the protein MLSSLTPCSNDEYQVDVLRSHPVRTILDIGAHVGSFTVLCHHYWPDSRIIAVEPHPESFELLVRNTAHIPRENLTLINAAVAPESGRCILSSPVSHSRVSEYVPKVWESIEPRHSDFGLQVDCISPKDLWKKLGDVGIDEIDLLKLDCEGAEYLIISEFAALGLMERIGWIRGEWHSRKDNLLLAGFLGQTHIFNIDPNHPHSVGMFVAHRA